CGGCGGTGAGGTGGTCGCAGTCGGCACGCCGGAGCAGGTCAAGCACGACAAGAACAGCCTGACCGGCAAGTACCTGCGCGGCGAGCTGAAGATCGAGGTGCCCGCCGAGCGCCGCCGGGGCAACGGCAAGAAACTGAAGGTCATCGGGGCGCGCGAGCACAACCTTCAGAACGTGGACATCGAGATTCCGCTGGGCACCATGACCGTCGTGACCGGCCCGTCGGGCAGCGGCAAGAGCACGCTGATCCACGACATCCTGCACGCCACGCTGGCGAAGGAACTCAACGGCGCCAAGACCACGCCCGGCAAGTACGACCGCATCGAGGGCATGGAGCACCTCGACAAGGTCATCGAGATCGACCAGAGTCCCATCGGGCGCACGCCGCGCAGCAACCCGGCCACCTACACCGGCGTCTTCACCGAGATCCGCGACCTGTTCACCCGCACGCCCGAGGCCAGACGCCGTGGCTACCTCGCGGGCCGCTTCTCGTTCAACGTGAAGGGTGGCCGCTGCGAGCACTGCAAGGGCGACGGCGTCATGAAGATCGAGATGAACTTCCTCCCGGACATTTACGTGCCGTGCGAGGTCTGCAAGGGCGCGCGCTACAACCGCGAGACGCTGGAGGTGAAGTACAACGGCAAGACCATTGCCGACGTGCTCGACCTGACGGTGGAGGACGCCAACACCTTCTTCGAGGCGATTCCGCCGATCCAGCGCAAGATGCAGCTGCTGCTCGACGTGGGCCTGGGCTACATGCGGATCGGGCAGCCCAGCACCACGCTCTCGGGCGGCGAGGCGCAGCGGATCAAGCTCGCCACGGAACTCTCCAAGCGCGCGACCGGCAAAACCATCTACATCCTCGACGAACCCACGACCGGCCTGCACTTCGAGGACGTCCGCAAGCTCATGGAAGTGCTGCAACGCCTCGTCGAGGGCGGGAACACCCTGGTCATCATCGAGCACAACCTGGATGTCATGAAGACCGGCGACCACATCATCGACCTCGGCCCTGAGGGCGGCGTGCGTGGCGGACTGGTCGTCGCCACGGGCACGCCTGAGGAGATGGCCGCGCACCCCACCAGTCACACCGGGGAATACCTGCGCAAGGTGCCGGGCATCGTGCCTCAGGGGCAGACTGTGGAACGGGAACTGGTCGGGGCCGCCCCCGCGCGGAAAGGACGTGCTAAGAAGGGAGCAGCATGACCGAGCTTCCGGAGCCGACCCCCACGCCACCAGCCGACGCCAGCGTGGCGTCCGTGGAGTCCCAGGCTCCGGCTCCCCAGCCACAGCCCCTCAGGCGCCGCCGCATCCGCACGCCCGCCGAACTGCGGCACCGTGGGCAGTTCCTGCACTTCCTGCGCATCTTCGGCGGCCTGATGACGCTGTTCGCCCTGGCGTACTTCATGTGGACGCCGGGCGAGTGGCCCACCATGCTGCTCGTGTGGGTGCTGCTGACCTTGCTGGCGGACGAGTTCGGCGGGTGGTTCGGGTACATCGGCCTGGTGCTCGGCGGCCTGGGGTACTTCAGTCCGGATCAACCTGCGGCGCAGTGGCTGGTGATCCTCCCGCTGGTCGGAGGGGCGCTGTTCGCCGTGCTGCTCATCAAGCACTCGGGCGGGCCGTTCGTGCTGCCCTTCGCGGCCGTGCTGTATACCGGCGTGCTCCTGGGTGTCGCCCGCTATGGCCTGAAGGTCGACCCGCAGCTCAACCTGCCCGCCAACGCGACCTTCCAGCGCACGGCGCTGCTCGCCATGGCGGTGGGCCTGGGCATCAGCTTCGTGCGGCAGTTGACCGGCATCATCTACCGCGCAGTCATCCGGCGGCAGGCGCGGCTGGACGCCGAGCAGATTCCCGCCTGACCTCACCGGCAGTCGGCCGTCGTCATGCCGGGTCGCTGGGACATCCTTCTCTGCCCGTTCATATCCGGGCGGTACACTCGATGCCACCATGACCAGACTTCAGGGAACCAACTCCAACCGCACCGTGCTGGTGATCGGCACGCTGGTCGCCGTGGCGCTGATCGCCCTGGCCCTCTTCGCCGTGCGCGGCAAACCGGCCCCCGGTGCGGGCCTCGCGCCGAACTTCAACCTCGATGGCGTGGCCTTTGCCGGGCAGGCCGGCGCCCCCGTCTCGGTCGTCGTGGTCGAGGACTTCAAGTGCCCCATCTGCAAGAACTTCGAGGACACCATCGCCCCGGAGTTGAAAACCAAGTACATCGACACCGGCAAGGCCAAGATGTACTCGCTGGTCTGGCCGTTCCTGGCCACCACGCGTGGTCTGGCCACCGACGATTCCAAGCTCGCCGGGCAGGCGGCCCGCTGCGTGTACGACCAGAGCGGCAACGACGGCTTCAATGCCTACAAGGCCATTCTGTTCCGGGCCCAGGGCGACGAATCCACCGTGTGGGCCACCAAGTCCCGCCTGAAAGACCTCGCCAGTAACGTCGAGGGCCTCGATCAGGCCAAGTTTGCCACCTGCCTGGATACCGACACCACCGCCGCGCGTGTGGACGCCGACCGGCAGCAGGTCGAGAAGGCCGGCGTGAACCACACGCCCACCGTGTTCGTGAACGGCAAGGAAGTCATGGGCGGCGGCCAGAGCTCGTACCAGCTCGCGGACGTCAGCGCGGCCATCGACGCCGCCAGCAAGTAAGACCATGACCCGAGACAACCGCCTGTACCTCGCGTGGGTGATTGCCCTGATCGCCACCCTGGGCAGCCTGTATTTCAGCGAGGTGCGTGGCTTCAGGCCCTGCATCCTGTGCTGGTACCAGCGTGTGTGCATGTACCCGCAGGCCCTGCTGCTCGGCATCGCCGCCCTGACCGGCGATCTGGGCATCCGCCGCTACGCGCTGCCGCTGTCGGGCATCGGGTGGCTGGTCGCGCTGTACCAGAACCTCGAAACCTGGGGCGTGGTGCCCACCCTCAGGGGGTGCACAGCCGATCCCAGCGCGTCGTGTGGGACGCCCTGGCCCGTGTGGGGCGCGAGTTCTCCACTGAACACGGTCATCACCATTCCGGTGCTGGCCCTGATTGCCTTCACGCTGATCATCGCCCTGCTGAGTTGGCGGCGCCCCCGGACGCTGTAGACGCCACGGAGATCAGGCACCAACGTTTCGCCGAGCAGGTCAAATCGACGGAAACCGACGACGTACCACAGGCCGACCGCCGCCGGTCGCGGATCATTCTCCGGACGATACGGGTGTGGATTCGCGGGGAGGCAGAGCGGGCAGGGGGGCGCCCAGCGCGCCGCTCAGGCTGCGGCCCTGGTAGGCCGTGCTGGTCAGCCAGTAGCGTTGCACCCAGCGTTTCCCGAGGGTGGCGATCGGTACGGCGATGATCGCGCCCAGCGCCCCGCCAAGGCTCAGGCCGACCAGCAACGCCACCAGGATCGCGGCCGGACTGAGGGCCACGGTGCGGCCCATGATCAACGGCCCGAGCACGTTGCCCTGCAACTGGTTGATCACGAAGTACACGGCCGCGACCAGGCCGACCACGACGCCGCCCTGCGGCAGCGCCTGCAACATGGCCACGGCTGCCGCCAGCACGATCCCGACGTACGGGATCAGGCTCACCAGGCCGCTCAGCAGGCCCAGGGCCAGGGCATTCGGAACCTTCAGGATCAGCAGGCCCACGTAGGCCAGCGCGGCGGCGGCCAGCATCAGCAGCAGTTGTCCGCGCATATATCCGCCGAAACTCTCGCTGACGTCCTCCGAGAGCTGGTACACAGTCGGCTGCCACACGCGGGGAAACAGGTGCAGCACGCTCAGGCCCACGCGGGCGTAATCGAACATGAAGTACAGCGCCAGGGTCACGATGAACCCCACCTGTCCCAGGTACCCGATCACGTTCGAGAGGGTGTTCAGGACGTCCGGGCCGCTGCTCAGCACCCGGTCGAGGATCGGGCCGGCGTTCTGCGTGAGGTTGGTCGTCTGCTCGCCGATGTACTTGTCGACGCTCGCCTTGAGGCCCTGCGCGCCGGGGATC
The Deinococcus sp. KSM4-11 DNA segment above includes these coding regions:
- a CDS encoding AI-2E family transporter, whose amino-acid sequence is MTPTPDLPDASPRPQRDPVSWWEARDVRHLLRLMWARPVVRLVAYVAMAWVAWRLLVWGSGLLAGVIFMVLSAYALAFLAQPVLLWLERHRIGRPIGVMLLLIVTLALLAFLVTAVSSQITGLINGIPQIAQNLEKVLFSALDRLDKIPGAQGLKASVDKYIGEQTTNLTQNAGPILDRVLSSGPDVLNTLSNVIGYLGQVGFIVTLALYFMFDYARVGLSVLHLFPRVWQPTVYQLSEDVSESFGGYMRGQLLLMLAAAALAYVGLLILKVPNALALGLLSGLVSLIPYVGIVLAAAVAMLQALPQGGVVVGLVAAVYFVINQLQGNVLGPLIMGRTVALSPAAILVALLVGLSLGGALGAIIAVPIATLGKRWVQRYWLTSTAYQGRSLSGALGAPLPALPPRESTPVSSGE
- a CDS encoding disulfide bond formation protein B; amino-acid sequence: MTRDNRLYLAWVIALIATLGSLYFSEVRGFRPCILCWYQRVCMYPQALLLGIAALTGDLGIRRYALPLSGIGWLVALYQNLETWGVVPTLRGCTADPSASCGTPWPVWGASSPLNTVITIPVLALIAFTLIIALLSWRRPRTL
- a CDS encoding DsbA family protein translates to MTRLQGTNSNRTVLVIGTLVAVALIALALFAVRGKPAPGAGLAPNFNLDGVAFAGQAGAPVSVVVVEDFKCPICKNFEDTIAPELKTKYIDTGKAKMYSLVWPFLATTRGLATDDSKLAGQAARCVYDQSGNDGFNAYKAILFRAQGDESTVWATKSRLKDLASNVEGLDQAKFATCLDTDTTAARVDADRQQVEKAGVNHTPTVFVNGKEVMGGGQSSYQLADVSAAIDAASK